In one window of Duganella dendranthematis DNA:
- a CDS encoding alpha/beta fold hydrolase, with protein sequence MSHWVLLRGLMREQRHWGRFPGQLAQVLPDASITTPDLPGNGKHHARHSATSVAEMVEFCRADLHARGVPAPWSLLALSLGGMVAVEWASRYPQEIARCVLINTSMRPYSRFHQRLRWQNYPSILKLMLKGGVENQERLILRLTSREGDSEQRDGLLKRWLEYQREYPVTRANALRQLWSAARFRAPATRPTAPLLVLSSGGDQLVDPRCSANLANAWQAAHAIHPTAGHDLPLDAGEWVAQTVANWLKAAQASDAPSAANPAPTAGRRES encoded by the coding sequence ATGAGCCACTGGGTTCTGCTGCGCGGCCTGATGCGCGAACAGCGCCACTGGGGACGCTTTCCCGGCCAGCTGGCGCAGGTGCTGCCGGACGCCAGCATCACCACGCCCGATCTGCCGGGCAATGGCAAGCATCACGCCCGGCACAGCGCCACCAGCGTGGCCGAGATGGTGGAATTCTGCCGCGCCGACCTGCACGCGCGCGGCGTGCCGGCGCCGTGGTCGCTGCTGGCGCTGTCGCTGGGCGGCATGGTGGCGGTGGAGTGGGCCAGCCGCTACCCGCAGGAAATCGCGCGCTGTGTGCTGATCAACACCAGCATGCGTCCGTACAGCCGCTTCCACCAGCGCCTGCGCTGGCAGAACTATCCGTCGATTCTGAAGCTGATGCTGAAGGGCGGCGTGGAAAACCAGGAACGCCTGATCCTGCGCCTGACCAGCCGCGAAGGCGACAGCGAACAGCGCGACGGCTTGCTGAAACGCTGGCTGGAATACCAGCGCGAATATCCCGTCACGCGCGCCAACGCCCTGCGCCAGCTGTGGTCCGCCGCCCGCTTCCGCGCGCCGGCCACGCGGCCGACGGCGCCGCTGCTGGTGTTAAGCAGCGGCGGCGATCAACTGGTCGATCCGCGCTGCTCGGCCAACCTGGCCAATGCCTGGCAAGCCGCCCACGCCATCCACCCTACCGCCGGTCACGACCTGCCGCTGGACGCCGGCGAGTGGGTGGCGCAGACCGTTGCGAACTGGCTCAAAGCCGCTCAAGCTAGCGACGCTCCGTCAGCTGCCAATCCGGCGCCGACAGCCGGTCGGCGAGAAAGTTAG